The Planktothrix sp. FACHB-1365 sequence ATTTAGATGGGAGCATCATTTATACGTTACTATTTTTAGCCGCACTAAACGGCACTGGGGAGGAGTTCCCAAGGGATACGCTCAACCCTTTTCAACACCAGGATATCATCAAATTGGTTGACTATTAACGCAGCACCACCGCCAACCCCCTACTCCCCTTCTCTCCCCACTTCTCCCCTACTCCTCTTCTCTCCCCACTTCTCCCCTTGTCCCCTTGTCCCCTCATCCCCTTGTCCCCTCATCCCCTTGTCCTCCTCTGGTCTAACCATTGTTGCAAAATCAGGGAGGCGGCTTTGCGATCAATCAGGCTTTTGTTGCGAGAGGGAGAAATATTTTCTGAAATCATCAGTTGTTCGGCTTGGTAGGATGTTAGCCGTTCATCGATGTACTCTAGGGGTAACTTCAAGGCATTCGCTAACCGTTGAGCATAGTTTTGTACCTGTTTGGCTTGAGATCCCAAGGAACCATTCAGATGGTAAGGCAACCCCACCACTAAAACTTGTACCTGTCGTTGCTGAACAAGTTCTTGAAATTGCTCAATATCTTGAGAAAAAGAACGTCGCAGGATAGTAGTGAGTCCAGTGGCAATTAAGCCTGTGCCGTCACAGCCTGCGACGCCAATGCGTTTGCGACCAATATCTAATCCCAAAGCGGAAATAAAAGCGGATTTTGTCTGTTGTTCCATTATTCACGGGGATCAGACGGTACATCTGAAGGCTTCTGAGTTAGATTTTTAGGGTCTAATTCTGTCCCTTCTGAGAGTCCATCCCCAGCAGCAGATTTTTGAGTGGCGGACGGATGTTGAATTGTTGGCCCTAACCAGGACATTCGGGTGGGTACAGGTTTATGGGCGGGTTGCCAACTGGGTAACACATCGGATAATTGCAACCCCTCTAAGGAAGATTTTGATTCCCGTAATTTATGCCAAACAGAGCGAGACATTAACAAAGTATGTTCTACCCGTTGTGCTCCTATTTTTTCTAAATAAGCTTCTCGTTCGGGTTGATAGTCGGCGGATGCTAATCTCAGGGACTGGGGGCCAAATTCCTGGGCTAAATGGGCCATCTGGGATAACAGTTCGGGGTAAAGCCAGGTATAGGCAGGATGAACCGTTAACTCCGCAACGTGCGGCTGACAGCCATCACGGGATAACTGCACTTGGAAATAACCAATGGCTGCTTTACGTTGGGGTTCAAATACATAGCCACTGACTTGTTCGCTATGGCTCAACCATTGTTTGATGGCATCCACAACGGCTTGGATAAAGCTGGTTTTAAAATCTAAAATGTGCCGATCAAAGACCTGTCGCAGCAGGGGAGGCATGGAAACGGTATCAAGCTGATACAGCAGTTGAGCATCCGCATTGCTGACCGGGAGAAGGTTGGGTAAATCAGGTTGAGTGGTGGCTAAGGTTTGTAGGAGTTCCGGTTCCACAACCCAATAGGTCATGTGAGCTAAGGGTTGAAATCCATTTTGTCGATACAGTGCCATCAAACCGCTATCATTAACATTGACTTCTAATAGCCAAGTTCGCGCTTCCCACAACGTTTCAAAGCAATACCGTAATAGTTGTGAGCCAATACTACTTTGATTGTTTAACCGATCTACAAAGATGCGTTCAATGCGCCAGGTACTGCGACTGGTGTTGAAGGGGGATACTTTAATCATCCCTAATAGTTGACCAAACTGTTCAGCAATATAGGCGTTAAACAGATTTTGGCAGGGGTTAGGAAACCAGCTTAAAAATTTGAGCAACCCATACCAACGTCGCAATTGTTCTAACTCCTGGGTTAAGCCTGTATCAGAATTAGCTTGATCATTGGCTTGGCGATATAGCTGTTCAATGGCTTCTAAATCGCGGTATTGAAATGGGCGAATATTAAATTGATTTTGATTTTGGGATAAAAATAAATTCATGGGTTCAAGTCAGGTAAAGGATCAGTTATCAGTTATCAATAACTGATAACTGATAACTGATAACTGATAACTGATTTTATAAAGGGCGAATTAGCACCAGGGGGGTTTGTTCGTCGGCATTTCCGGCAGGATTACTCCTTAAGGCTTTCTGGATCAAAGCCGTAGAAAGACCGGGGCTTGCTGCTAATATTTTAACGGCTTTTAAATCGTTGACGTCTACAATTGCTGCCCCTAACCCTGTTTCTTGTTGTAGGGTATTGACTACATTTTGGGGATCATCTGGCCCTAGGACAATAAATTGATCATAGGGTGGCAAAGTTCCGGTTACATCGTCAATCAGTCGAGCTTGTTCTCCGGCTAATTGATAAAATACTCCGGGTTTGCCTAAAAGTTTGGCAAAGGTTCCCACCACAATAGCAAATAATACTCGTGCTGGCCCAACAACATCGACTAAAGTTTGCATTCCACAGGCTGTGGCTAAACTAGAGGTGGGCATAAAGAAATAACAAACTCGTTTAGCAACCCATCCCGGTTTAATTTGCGTGGGGTGGAAAAATCGCCCTTGCATTAAGGCGACGGGGGTTTCTCCCAAGGTAACAATATCCCCCGGTTGAGCATGGGGAAGTACATATTTTTTAATCACCTCAACGGGATGATCAATATGGGTTAATAAATGGGTACGGATGGGGTAAACTTCGGCTATCCCTTCTACAACTCGTTTATTGGGGGTCAGGGTCGGGTTTGGATATTTCAGAGGCAGGACAACGTGACGAACTTTGGGGATGCGTCCTTCTGGCCCGTAGGTAATATAATCGACTTTCACCCAAGCTGATTGTAAGGCACTGAGATCTTGTCCTTCAATTTCGACTAAGACTTTAATCCGGGTGTTTTTTTTGACTTTAACAATATACCCAAACCAATAGTTATCCTCTCGGCTGGGGGCATCCAGATGGGCAGGGATCACTTTAATGGTGTGTTTAATACCATCTAAACTCGCTTTAGAGAGCAGGTTAAGTTGAGCCGTGACTTCCGGCAACATAATCTCTAGGTTGGAGGTGAGGTTACGGAATTCCATCTCCCCCCTCAACACATAATGGGTGGAGTCGGATAAATCCAGGTTCCACTCTCCTTGAGTTAGTTCTAGTTTATTGCCTGGACGCAGACGATATTGAATTTCTAGGGCTAATGTTCCTAAACCCAGTAAAACGAATGCGGCTGTTGTTACTAGGCTCAAACCTGCTGCCATTACACCACTTCCCCTTGTAAATGTCCGATTTGCACTTTCATCCTACCGCAGCCCGGATCTTCTACAATTGTTAAATTTAATTACAAAAATAACGGCTTACTCCCCTAAACTATTAGCAAGACTTATGCTATCGGGATCTTACGGTCAGATTCCATCCGATCTAGCGCCAAAGGGTATATTCTTATTTAAAGATTTGTAAAATTCAGAAGAGCGCTTGGCGTATCTTAATACTTTCTCTAGGAGTCCCATGAAGCACAAGTCAATTGCAGAAAGATTTTGCCTCACGGCTCACGTTGTGTCAACGCTGTTTGGACTAGCTGGGTTATTGTTTATTCTACCCAACCCTGAACTCGTCGCTAATTTACCTCCGATGGGGATGAAATTGTTCTCCTGGGGAATGACAGCAGGAGGCATAACCTATATTGTGTTTGGGGCGGCAACACTGGCTTTATATGGGTATCGCACGTTAGGGTTAGGAACAACCTTAGCTTTTATGATTCCATCGGTCTTGTTATCCTTATCTAGTGAACTTTTAGGAACCAGTACCGGATTTCCCTTTGGTCATTATCAATATTTGAGTGGTTTAGGTTATAAAATTGCAGGGTTAGTTCCCTTCACCATTCCGTTATCTTGGTTTTATATGGGGTTAACCTGCTATTTGTTAGCCCGTGCAGGTTTAAAATTAACAATGGGAGATCGTTGGGGACGTCAATTAGCCGCTTTGGCATTAGGCGCTGTATTACTCACCGCTTGGGATTTAGTATTAGACCCCGCCATGAGTCAAGCTCCTTTTCCCTTTTGGCAATTTCAAGAAGTCGGTGAATTTTTTGGAATGCCCTATCGAAATTTAGTCGGTTGGATGGGAACAGGCTTGGTATTTATGAGCGTTGGGGCGTTTTTATGGCGGCGAACTCCCATTGCTTTATCTCGCTCTCAATTAACGGTTCCTTTAATTGTTTATTTGACTAATTTCTTCTTTGGAGCAGCCATTACCGTTGTTGAATTAGATGCTCGTTTCCTATTTCCAACGGCCTTAAGTATTTTATTTGGGGTCATTCCTGCTTTTATTTTCTGGTGGAATGCTAAACCCTCTTTAGAGACGATGGAAAGTTTATTACCCAGTGACAATATTAATCCCTCTCCCGTTGAAGTTGCTGCAAAGTAACAATTAAGATTTAAGTAGGATGGGCTTTGCCCATCTTTATTTATAGCAGGGAGCAGGGAACAGCTTAACTGGGAACAGGGAGGAAAGTCCTACAACAATCCTATTTGATTTATGTTGAAAATTTCCTTATACTTACAAAAAAACTTTAACTTCACTTCAAACTAATTTTTTTAATGTTGAATCCAATTTTATTAACAATCGCTAATTTTTCCGAAATTAAGGTCTGGGTTTTATTGTTTTTTTCAATAATATTAATCTTACAAATTCCAGCCACCATTATTATCTTATCTCGATTATTTAAAGGAGCGATTCGAGTTCCTCCTTTACAGCCTGAATCTCCTACCTTAGACCTCTTGGGAACGGTTAGTATTGTGGTTCCGACTTTGAATGAAGCGGCACGAGTAACCCCTTGTTTAGAAGGGTTAACCCGACAAAGTTATGAAGTTCGAGAAATCTTAATTGTTGATAGTCATTCCCAAGATGGTACTCAGGATATTGTTAAACAATTTGCCGAATCTGATCCAAGATTTAGATTAATTTTAGATGAACCTTTACCGTTAGACTGGGTAGGTCGTCCTTGGGCATTAAATACGGGTTTTTTAAACAGTTCTGAAAAAAGTGAATGGATTTTAGGCATTGATGCGGATACTTTACCGCAACCGGGTTTAGTGGCGAGTGTGGTGAAAACTGCGATCGCAAATCAATATGATTTATTATCTTTATCTTGTAAATTTATTCTCAAATATCCGGGGGAATTGTGGCTACAACCTGCCCTATTAATGACATTAGTATATCGGTTTGGTTCACCGGATTTATCGCCCCAAAAACCCGAACGAGTGATGGCAAATGGTCAATGTTTTTTATGTCGTCGTTCGGTATTAGAAAAAGTGGGAGGATATTCGAGCGCTAAAAATTCCTTTTGTGATGATGTCACCTTAGCTCGAAATATTGCCCAACACGGGTTTAAAGTTGGGTTTTTAGATGGGGCTAATGTATTAACGGTTAGGATGTATGATGGCTTAAAAGATACTTGGGAGGGTTGGGGGCGATCGCTCGATCTTAAAGATGCTTGTTCTAAAACTCAATTGTGGTCAGATTTATTCATTTTATTAGCAGTTCAAGCCTTACCGTTACCTGTATTTTTAATTAATTTATGCTTTGCTTCTACTTTATCCTTACCTGAAATTTTAAGCTCAACCTTGTTAGGATTAAACGGTTTTTTACTATTTTTGCGGTTAATATTAACGGCTGCTATTTCGTTATCCTATGATTTCAGCCAAGCTAAACAGCCTTGGGTATTTTGGTTATCTCCCCTCGCTGATACGGTGGCGGTATTAAGATTATGGATATCTGCAACTCAGACCCAAATTCAATGGCGAGGGAGAACCTATGGAAAGAATTAAAACCTAAAAATTCATTAGGTATTGCTATAATAGAAATACCGAAAAAATACACTGTTTATTGGTGTAATTAGGAAAAGGCTGTTATGGAATACCAATTTGATTTTAATATTGAGAAAGGAATAGAGTCTATTCTTTACATTTTGGAGTTATTAGAGAATAAGGTTCAGCCAACTATTCATCGTGTTTCTAAAGTTTTATATTTTGCAGATAAGGAACATTTAGAAAAATATGGGAGATTTATTTTTGGGGATAGCTATTACGCCATGAAACATGGCCCTGTACCCAGTCAGATTTATGATTTACTGAAATTAGTGCGTGGAGATTTGTCTCCTAGCTTTCAGCCTTCGCAAGAAATATCTGAACAGGTTCTCAATGCTTTCAAGATAGTTGATAAGCATAACATCAAAAAGTTGAGAGAGCCTAAAAAAGATTTTTTGAGTGAGTCTGATCTTGAATGCTTAGAATATTCAGCAACAAAATATGGAAGTTTGTCTTTTGCAGAGCTTACGGAGTTAAGTCATGATCGCGCCTGGGAATCTGCGGATGAGAACGATATAATTAATGTGGAAGATATCATCAAAACCTTTGATAATTCCGTATGGATTTCTGATCAATTCCAAAATTAATAACTATATTCAGAAGAGAGATTATTTGCTATGTTGTGAGGCCTAAATTATGGCGAGTGAGCATAGTTTTCTGAAGTATAATTCTTACGTTGATTGTAGGGAGGCGTTTTCTTTTAATGCTAGTGAGTTGATAAATACAAGGAATTTTTTGAGTAATGCTGGACAAGCTAAGGTAATTAACGCTGTGGAGTTATGTCCTGTGTTAGAGAAAATACATAAAAACAGAATTTTAAAATAGGGTGATCGTTAACAGAATCTTTTAGACAAAAACGGCGATCGCATCAAAATAATATTTTGCCCCATTATAGCGTAGTGCTATAACAGGGCAGAACATCGCTAAATCAGCGCTTGATCATAAACCATCAACGGTCAGCCAACCGTTAATCTACTCGTTCTAATTGCCAGAGAATTTGATTACCTTCTCGCCGCACTCTGGATACTTCCCAATTGCGCCATGACCAGTTATCTCCTCGACTGGTCACAGCACTGGCGTTAATATCCATGAGATCAGCCAGTTCAGAACTACTGATTAAGTAGCCTTTAGTAGCAATTTCATCAGCAATATGCAGGGTTTCAATCAAATTGCGAAGTTGGTTAACCCTAACCTCGCGGGGTAGATTGTCTAATGAATCGTTAATTAGGTCAGTCATGGCAAGATCTCAGACAGCAAGATTAGAGTCTATCACACAGCATTGTATCGTTCTGCTCAAAATTAGGTTAGTTGCAAGAAAGACAGTTCTGAAAATTAGGAGAGGAAATCAGCTATTTTTCACCTATCACTTTATTCAACGGGTGATGGTGATTGCATCAGATGAGGAAGCAAAGTTCCATCCAGAGGGGTCTTAAACTGTTTCCTCAATTAATCCAGGCGGGGGAATAATTTCAATCCGTTTTTGGTCTAAATCCACAATTGGAACGATTTCTTTGACAAAGGGAATCAAAACGGTGGGTAGGAGTTTGGGTTTACGTTTCTTTTTGGTTTTGCGATGAATCTGTTCTGGGAGGGGGTCAGTAACGAGAGTGTCTTGGCTTGGGGTTGGGGAATGTAACTCCACTTCCAGTAAATCATTTCCAGCCGAAATCACATCTATGACTTTTCCAATCACTTCCGCTTTTCTTTGGTCGAATACCTCCAAGCCAATTAAATCTAAAACATAAAATTCATCTTCTTCTAAATGGGGACGATCTTGGTCTGTGATCAACAACGGACAACCTTGTAATGCTTCTGCCTGAGTTCGATCTTCAATGCCTTCGATTTCAACGACATAAATACCCTTACTGGGCATTAAATAGCCTCCCAAAAACTCCACAGGTTTAGGTTCGGTTTGTCCGGGTGGTAATAACCAGCGCTGACCCGGTTCGATAAACCGTTCTGGGAAATCGGAATTGGGATAAACTCGAACTTCCCCTCTTAACCCGTGAGCCGCGAC is a genomic window containing:
- the rimM gene encoding ribosome maturation factor RimM (Essential for efficient processing of 16S rRNA); amino-acid sequence: MIEIGTIVAAHGLRGEVRVYPNSDFPERFIEPGQRWLLPPGQTEPKPVEFLGGYLMPSKGIYVVEIEGIEDRTQAEALQGCPLLITDQDRPHLEEDEFYVLDLIGLEVFDQRKAEVIGKVIDVISAGNDLLEVELHSPTPSQDTLVTDPLPEQIHRKTKKKRKPKLLPTVLIPFVKEIVPIVDLDQKRIEIIPPPGLIEETV
- the cruG gene encoding 2'-O-glycosyltransferase CruG, giving the protein MLNPILLTIANFSEIKVWVLLFFSIILILQIPATIIILSRLFKGAIRVPPLQPESPTLDLLGTVSIVVPTLNEAARVTPCLEGLTRQSYEVREILIVDSHSQDGTQDIVKQFAESDPRFRLILDEPLPLDWVGRPWALNTGFLNSSEKSEWILGIDADTLPQPGLVASVVKTAIANQYDLLSLSCKFILKYPGELWLQPALLMTLVYRFGSPDLSPQKPERVMANGQCFLCRRSVLEKVGGYSSAKNSFCDDVTLARNIAQHGFKVGFLDGANVLTVRMYDGLKDTWEGWGRSLDLKDACSKTQLWSDLFILLAVQALPLPVFLINLCFASTLSLPEILSSTLLGLNGFLLFLRLILTAAISLSYDFSQAKQPWVFWLSPLADTVAVLRLWISATQTQIQWRGRTYGKN
- a CDS encoding Panacea domain-containing protein, yielding MEYQFDFNIEKGIESILYILELLENKVQPTIHRVSKVLYFADKEHLEKYGRFIFGDSYYAMKHGPVPSQIYDLLKLVRGDLSPSFQPSQEISEQVLNAFKIVDKHNIKKLREPKKDFLSESDLECLEYSATKYGSLSFAELTELSHDRAWESADENDIINVEDIIKTFDNSVWISDQFQN
- a CDS encoding F420-0:Gamma-glutamyl ligase, with the protein product MAAGLSLVTTAAFVLLGLGTLALEIQYRLRPGNKLELTQGEWNLDLSDSTHYVLRGEMEFRNLTSNLEIMLPEVTAQLNLLSKASLDGIKHTIKVIPAHLDAPSREDNYWFGYIVKVKKNTRIKVLVEIEGQDLSALQSAWVKVDYITYGPEGRIPKVRHVVLPLKYPNPTLTPNKRVVEGIAEVYPIRTHLLTHIDHPVEVIKKYVLPHAQPGDIVTLGETPVALMQGRFFHPTQIKPGWVAKRVCYFFMPTSSLATACGMQTLVDVVGPARVLFAIVVGTFAKLLGKPGVFYQLAGEQARLIDDVTGTLPPYDQFIVLGPDDPQNVVNTLQQETGLGAAIVDVNDLKAVKILAASPGLSTALIQKALRSNPAGNADEQTPLVLIRPL
- the ruvX gene encoding Holliday junction resolvase RuvX; the encoded protein is MEQQTKSAFISALGLDIGRKRIGVAGCDGTGLIATGLTTILRRSFSQDIEQFQELVQQRQVQVLVVGLPYHLNGSLGSQAKQVQNYAQRLANALKLPLEYIDERLTSYQAEQLMISENISPSRNKSLIDRKAASLILQQWLDQRRTRG
- a CDS encoding GNAT family N-acetyltransferase; its protein translation is MNLFLSQNQNQFNIRPFQYRDLEAIEQLYRQANDQANSDTGLTQELEQLRRWYGLLKFLSWFPNPCQNLFNAYIAEQFGQLLGMIKVSPFNTSRSTWRIERIFVDRLNNQSSIGSQLLRYCFETLWEARTWLLEVNVNDSGLMALYRQNGFQPLAHMTYWVVEPELLQTLATTQPDLPNLLPVSNADAQLLYQLDTVSMPPLLRQVFDRHILDFKTSFIQAVVDAIKQWLSHSEQVSGYVFEPQRKAAIGYFQVQLSRDGCQPHVAELTVHPAYTWLYPELLSQMAHLAQEFGPQSLRLASADYQPEREAYLEKIGAQRVEHTLLMSRSVWHKLRESKSSLEGLQLSDVLPSWQPAHKPVPTRMSWLGPTIQHPSATQKSAAGDGLSEGTELDPKNLTQKPSDVPSDPRE
- the cruF gene encoding gamma-carotene 1'-hydroxylase CruF, producing MKHKSIAERFCLTAHVVSTLFGLAGLLFILPNPELVANLPPMGMKLFSWGMTAGGITYIVFGAATLALYGYRTLGLGTTLAFMIPSVLLSLSSELLGTSTGFPFGHYQYLSGLGYKIAGLVPFTIPLSWFYMGLTCYLLARAGLKLTMGDRWGRQLAALALGAVLLTAWDLVLDPAMSQAPFPFWQFQEVGEFFGMPYRNLVGWMGTGLVFMSVGAFLWRRTPIALSRSQLTVPLIVYLTNFFFGAAITVVELDARFLFPTALSILFGVIPAFIFWWNAKPSLETMESLLPSDNINPSPVEVAAK